One Streptomyces umbrinus genomic window, GAACGCGCCGACGATCACGACGGGTGCGGCCCAGTTCTCGAAGTGCCGCAGGAAGTCCATACCTCGGTAGATGATCGCGATCTGCAGGGCCCAGAACAGGAGGAAGCAGAGCCACAGCGGCCACGGGTTGCCCGCGATCTTCCCCGCGTTCTCCCACTCACCGCCGGTGAGCTTGGAGCCCAGGGCGAAGATGCCGCTGCCGCCGATCCAGGTCTGGATGCCGAACCAGCCGCAGGCCACGGCGGCGCGGATCAGCGCCGGGATGTTGGCACCGCGAAGCCCGAACGAGGCGCGGGCGAGCACGGGGAACGGGATGCCGTACTTGGGTCCCGCGTGACCGGTGGCCAGCATCGGCAGCAGCACGATGATGTTGGCCAGGGCGATGGTGAAGACGGCCTGCTTCCAGTCCATGCCGAGGGCGACCAGGCCGGAGGCCAGGGTCCAGCTGGGGATGCAGTGGGCCATGGATATCCACAGCGCCGCGAAGTTGTACGTCGTCCACTTGCGCTCGGACACGGGGACGGGACGCAGGTCCTCGTTGGCGAAGGGACTGTCGGCGGGGAAGGCCCCGGGACTGAGTTCGATCCGGCCGTCGGTGTCGGCGGACTGGGATATCGGCGGCCCCGTGGGGACGGTGTCGGTCATGGGCAGGCCAATCGATGAGGCGGGACGGGAAAGGCCGTGCGGGTGGCGCCGTGGGGGTGGTGGTGCGGTGGAGCGGTGGTGCGGCCCCCTTCCCGGGGAGGTGGGAAGGGGACGACTTGGGTGGGTGGAGCAGGGTGGATCGATGCCGTCAATGGTTGACGGATGGGTCGACCATCAACCACTGCTGCAGGTCATCAACGGCCGAGGCCGCCCTCAACTGTTGACGGCGGGAATGACCGTTGATCCATACGCCTCGATGACCGCCTCTTGAGCGTCATGCATGTCGTACAGGGCGAACTGGTCGACGCCCAGCTCGCGCAGCGCGTTCAGCTTCTCGATGTGCTTCTCGGCCGGGCCGATCAGACAGAACCGGTCGACGATCTCGTCGGGCACGAACTGGGTGTCGGGGTTGCCGCTGCGTCCGTGGTGCGAGTAGTCGTAGCCCTCACGGGACTTGATGTAGTCGGTGAGTTCATCGGGTACGGCGGCGGAGTGCTCGCCGTACTTGGAGACGAGGTCGGCGACGTGGTTGCCGACCATCCCGCCGAACCAGCGGCACTGCTCACGCGCGTGGGCGAGCGCCTCGGGCGAGTCGTCCTCGGTGACATAGGCGGGCGCGGCGACACAGATCTTGACGTCGTCGGGGTCGCGTCCGGCCTCGGCCGCCGCGGTCTTCACGGCCTTGACCATGTACTCGGTCAGGTAGAGGTCGGCGAGCTGGAGGATGAAGCCGTCGGCCTCCTCACCGGTCATCTTCAGCGCCTTGGGGCCGTACGCGGCCATCCAGACGGGGAGTTCGGCACCCGGCTTGATCCACGGGAACTTGATGACCGTGCCGCCGAGGTCCGCCTCGTCGCCGCGGCCCAGCGCCCGGATGACCTTCATGGCCTCGCTGATCCGGGCGAGCGTGTTGGGCTTGCGGCCGGCCACCCGCATCGCCGAGTCGCCGCGCCCGATACCGCAGACCGTGCGGTTGCCGAACATGTCGTTGAGCGTGGCGAAGGTCGAGGCGGTGACCTCCCAGGTGCGGGTGCCCGGGTTCGTCACCATCGGGCCGACCTTCAGCTTCGTGGTGTTGGAGAGGATCTGGCTGTAGATCACGAACGGCTCCTGCCAGAGCACGGCGGAGTCGAACGTCCAGCCGTACGTGAAGCCGTTGCGCTCGGCCCGTTTCATCAGGCTGATGACGCGGGAGGCAGGTGGGTCTGTCTGCAGGACGAGTCCGAAGTCCATGGCGCCACTCCTAGTCGCTCAGAGAAGGTACTGACAGGTGGAGCGGGGGGTGTAGACGCCGTGCCCGGCGCGCCCGGTGAACTCCCGCTCGGTGATGACGAGTTCGCCCCGCGAGAGGACCGTCTCGACACGGCCGGTGGTGCGCTTGCCCTCGTACGCCGAGTAGTCGACGTTCATGTGGTGCGTCTCGGCGGACATGATCTGCTCGGCGTGCGGGTCGTAGATGACGACGTCCGCGTCGGCGCCCGGCGCGATCGTGCCCTTCTTCGGGTACAGGCCGAACATCCGGGCCGGGGTGGCGCAGGCGATCTCGATCCAGCGGCGGCGCGAGATGTGTCCGTCGACGACGGCCTGGTGGAGCAGGTCCATGCGGTTCTCGACGCCCGGCAGACCGTTGGGGATCTTCGAGAAGTCGCCGCGGCCCAGCTCCTTCTGGCCGACGAAGCAGAAGGGGCAGTGGTCGGTGGAGACGACCTGGAGGTCGTTGGTCCGCAGGCCCCGCCACAGGGCGGCCTGGTGCTCCTTGGGCCTCAGCGGCGTCGAGCACACGTACTTGGCGCCCTCGAAGTCGGGCTCCGCGAGGTTGTCGGTCGACAGGAACAGGTACTGCGGGCAGGTCTCGCCGAAGACGTTCAGGCCCTCGTCACGCGCCCGTGTCAGCTCGGCGACCGCCTGCTGCGCAGAGACGTGAACCACGTACAGCGGGGCCCCGGCCACCTGGGCGAGCTTGATGGCACGGTGGGTGGCCTCGGCTTCGAGGAGGGCCTTGCGGACCTCGCCGTGGTACCGGGGATCGGTCTCGCCCCTCGCCAGCGCCTGCTCCACCAGCACGTCGATCGCGATGCCGTTCTCCGCGTGCATCATGATCAGGCCGCCGTTCTCGGCGGAGCGCTGCATGGCGCGCAGGATCTGGCCGTCGTCGCTGTAGAAGACGCCGGGATAGGCCATGAACTGCTTGAAGGAGGTGACGCCCTCCTCGACCAGCAGGTCCATCTCCTTGAGCGTGTCCTGGTTCACGTCGGAGACGATCATGTGGAAGGCGTAGTCGATGGCGCACTTGCCGTCGGCCTTGGCGTTCCAGGCGTCGAGGCCCTCGCGCAGCGAGTGGCCGACGCTCTGCACCGCGAAGTCGACGATCGTGGTCGTGCCGCCCCAGGCCGCGGCGCGGGTGCCGGTCTCGAAGGAGTCGGACGCGAAGGTGCCGCCGAACGGCAGCTCCATGTGGGTGTGGGCGTCCACGCCGCCCGGGATCACGTACTTCCCGGTGGCGTCGATGGTCCGCTCGGCCGTCCAGGCCTCGGCGGCGGGGGTGCCGCTTGCGGCGAGAGCGGCGATGCGGCCGTCCTCTACGAGGACGTCCGCGTGGAGTTCGTCTGACGCGGTGATGACTAGGCCACCGCGGATGACGGTACGGCTGCTCATGTTCCCTCTCCTGTCGTTGGCACCCCGGTGGAATGCGGTCGGAACGTGCGGGTGCGTCGTGGCTCGTCGCGCAGTTCCCCGCGCCCCTACGGGGCACGGGGCGCGGGCCGCCGGTGTCCCCGACAGAGCCTCGGCCAACGACCCGGTCAGAGCCCGTCGGGGAGGCGCTCAGGGAGCCGTCAGCGGCTCGTACGCCTCGGGGCGGCGGTCGCGGTAGAACTGCCAGCGGTCGCGAACCGCGCGGAGCTTCGCCATGTCCAGGTCGCGGACGACGAGTTCGGTCTCCTTGTCGCTCGCCACCTCCCCGACGAACTGGGCCTCCGGGTCCACGAAGTACGAGGTGCCGTAGAAGTCGTTGGAGCCCAGCTCCTCCACGCCGACGCGGTTGATGGCGCCCACGAAGTACTCGTTGGCGACGGCCGCGGCCGGCTGCTCCAACTGCCAGAGGTAGGCGGACAGTCCGCGCGAGGTGGCCGACGGGTTGAAGACGATCTCGGCCCCGGCGAGACCCAGCGCACGCCAGCCCTCCGGGAAGTGCCGGTCGTAGCAGATGTAGACGCCGATCTTGCCCACCGCGGTGTCGAAGATCGGCCAACCCGCGTTGCCGGGGCGGAAGTAGAACTTCTCCCAGAAGCCCTCGACCTGCGGGATGTGGTGCTTGCGGTACTTGCCGAGGTACGAACCGTCGGCGTCGATCACCGCCGCGGTGTTGTAGAGGACTCCGGGCTGCTCCTCCTCGTACATCGGCAGCACGAGGACGATGCCCAGTTCCCTGGCGAGCGCCTGGAAGCGCTGGACGATCGGGCCCTCGGGGATCTGTTCGGCGTACTCGTAGAACGCCTTGTCCTGGACCTGGCAGAAATAAGGCCCGTAGAACAGCTCCTGGAAGCACAGGACCTGAGCACCCTGTGCGGCCGCGTCGCGGGCCGCCTGCTCGTGGACCTGGATCATCGATTCCTTGTCGCCCGTCCATGCGGTCTGGAAGACGGCGGCGCGGATCACTCTGCTCATCGGGACCTCCGGTCACTCGGTGTGCGGCGAGCCTAGGAAGTCCGGCAGTGCTCTTTGAGTTGCAACGTGTCACGTCTGAGGGCGTGTGGCGTTCCACGGTGTCACCCTTGCCAAGGCCCATGTTTCACCACCGTTTTCCCAGGTCTTTCTGTGTTTCGGAGCTGTTGCGCGTCGAGGGTCTCAGCCCTGTTGCGCGTCGTGCGCGAGGAGGGCGATGTGCACGGAGGCCGCCTGCTCGAAGTCGTCGAGATCGACCCGCAGCCGCGCCTCTATCGCTTCCAGCCGCCGGTACAGCGCGGGTCGCGAGACATGGTGGAGCTGGGCGGTGCGCGACTTGTTGCGGCCGGTGGCGAGATACGTCCGCAGCACC contains:
- a CDS encoding nitrilase-related carbon-nitrogen hydrolase produces the protein MSRVIRAAVFQTAWTGDKESMIQVHEQAARDAAAQGAQVLCFQELFYGPYFCQVQDKAFYEYAEQIPEGPIVQRFQALARELGIVLVLPMYEEEQPGVLYNTAAVIDADGSYLGKYRKHHIPQVEGFWEKFYFRPGNAGWPIFDTAVGKIGVYICYDRHFPEGWRALGLAGAEIVFNPSATSRGLSAYLWQLEQPAAAVANEYFVGAINRVGVEELGSNDFYGTSYFVDPEAQFVGEVASDKETELVVRDLDMAKLRAVRDRWQFYRDRRPEAYEPLTAP
- the hydA gene encoding dihydropyrimidinase, which gives rise to MSSRTVIRGGLVITASDELHADVLVEDGRIAALAASGTPAAEAWTAERTIDATGKYVIPGGVDAHTHMELPFGGTFASDSFETGTRAAAWGGTTTIVDFAVQSVGHSLREGLDAWNAKADGKCAIDYAFHMIVSDVNQDTLKEMDLLVEEGVTSFKQFMAYPGVFYSDDGQILRAMQRSAENGGLIMMHAENGIAIDVLVEQALARGETDPRYHGEVRKALLEAEATHRAIKLAQVAGAPLYVVHVSAQQAVAELTRARDEGLNVFGETCPQYLFLSTDNLAEPDFEGAKYVCSTPLRPKEHQAALWRGLRTNDLQVVSTDHCPFCFVGQKELGRGDFSKIPNGLPGVENRMDLLHQAVVDGHISRRRWIEIACATPARMFGLYPKKGTIAPGADADVVIYDPHAEQIMSAETHHMNVDYSAYEGKRTTGRVETVLSRGELVITEREFTGRAGHGVYTPRSTCQYLL
- a CDS encoding TIGR03842 family LLM class F420-dependent oxidoreductase, whose translation is MDFGLVLQTDPPASRVISLMKRAERNGFTYGWTFDSAVLWQEPFVIYSQILSNTTKLKVGPMVTNPGTRTWEVTASTFATLNDMFGNRTVCGIGRGDSAMRVAGRKPNTLARISEAMKVIRALGRGDEADLGGTVIKFPWIKPGAELPVWMAAYGPKALKMTGEEADGFILQLADLYLTEYMVKAVKTAAAEAGRDPDDVKICVAAPAYVTEDDSPEALAHAREQCRWFGGMVGNHVADLVSKYGEHSAAVPDELTDYIKSREGYDYSHHGRSGNPDTQFVPDEIVDRFCLIGPAEKHIEKLNALRELGVDQFALYDMHDAQEAVIEAYGSTVIPAVNS